One Sebastes umbrosus isolate fSebUmb1 chromosome 6, fSebUmb1.pri, whole genome shotgun sequence DNA window includes the following coding sequences:
- the znf217 gene encoding zinc finger protein 217, translating into MPTHSLSPFVESPDGLAQDILIGNNASVPGPGSSMTPHATYTEKAVLQSGGSGLLSCMFCDQTFIHQDELGPHVLTQHPTTFFEPAVLRVEAEFRIPGERPRPKQSSVPIAKEEVPSCIVCGQVSQDASELEAHMRKHKDYFTFCCNVCGRRFREPWFLKNHMKKHAKTGAKSRAQQELEVTVNGVVQDPASEPVVTVYKMCMVCGFFFPDHDSLAEHSKVHNREVEPSKHKDEEKMDINTESHAKQETFLHGLNLVPRSSVSSLQQERSSKWIPQLDPFNTYQSWQLATKGKIAVGLNNIKDIGQEASTDNSECGSDKEELSNIWFEGQGDKATKEVLVKEPRPQQQQAVVQNAAPRRRSLMQKNKDKERPTTCEDCQRTFRTYHQLVLHSRVHKRERGGEESPTSSVEGKLSTAGSLENAEEGCEEGLEEAALTENLGLGEDGLDRSKTRSKACTYCGKSFRSSYYLTVHLRTHTGEKPFKCVYCDYAAAQKTSLKYHLERRHKDKPFVDIPSRPVPLVPSPNDGKLGNDNETPAPNRSKIWAPGARSCTNGTPEDRFDSRASTGKPLIQMNAEYEKLIARSAYSPTDDVVVKCPVPVNLKMEREEIKDENSEGPLNLSLKVSLSISASAEPRNALISIACSFCAYKTMYPEVLIMHKKLTHKDKSDSTKKNGFGSLKEKRFTGCPPALDGKDVPPLPMIDRRHPRRTKSPPPQPAKSQEKTAIKPPPAPKWSPIYAPVHDAAQETQRYTHNPDTHPSQEPSRYTELMRRKPNMGSKYAVDRPGPLDRVGIGERSYPARSGVIWHSDAARLCLSSRFGSLPQMDFGEPSSKRLKYTFPTGREADGGEKSGFRGPAGNVSNRLLISGRNVKGASQMSGQPAVSEALGSLKATSTAMGGGLDSEWSMMNLLRSCTPSDLASLYHSAPANPSHGGLANPRAGGRTVLYQHLPTLPSLQRRDLSGPFPNQRYGTTDKST; encoded by the exons ATGCCGACTCACTCGTTGTCACCGTTTGTGGAGAGCCCAGATGGACTTGCCCAAGATATCCTTATTGGCAACAATGCAAGTGTCCCAGGACCCGGCTCTAGCATGACACCACACGCCACCTACACGGAAAAGGCTGTGTTGCAATCTGGAGGAAGTGGGCTGCTGTCTTGCATGTTCTGTGATCAGACTTTTATTCATCAGGATGAGCTAGGACCCCACGTATTAACACAGCACCCCACCACTTTCTTTGAACCGGCCGTGCTTCGTGTCGAAGCAGAATTCAGGATCCCAGGAGAGAGACCCCGGCCCAAACAGAGCAGCGTCCCTATTGCAAAAGAGGAGGTTCCCAGCTGCATTGTGTGTGGTCAGGTGTCGCAAGATGCCAGTGAGCTGGAGGCCCACATGAGGAAGCACAAGGACTACTTCACTTTCTGCTGTAACGTCTGCGGACGGCGGTTCAGAGAGCCGTGGTTCCTCAAGAACCACATGAAGAAGCACGCAAAAACAGGAGCTAAGAGCAGGGCCCAGCAAGAACTGGAGGTCACGGTCAACGGCGTTGTCCAAGACCCTGCTTCAGAGCCCGTCGTTACTGTTTACAAAATGTGCATggtttgtgggtttttcttccCCGACCATGACAGTTTGGCCGAACATAGTAAAGTACATAATCGCGAGGTGGAGCCAAGCAAACATAAAGACGAGGAGAAAATGGACATCAACACTGAATCCCACGCCAAGCAGGAAACATTTCTTCATGGTCTAAACCTTGTGCCTCGCTCTTCAGTAAGTAGTTTGCAACAGGAGAGATCATCAAAATGGATTCCCCAGCTGGATCCCTTCAACACATATCAGTCTTGGCAACTCGCTACAAAGGGCAAGATAGCAGTCGGTCTGAATAATATTAAAGATATTGGCCAGGAAGCCAGCACAGACAATTCGGAATGCGGCTCTGATAAGGAGGAGTTGAGTAATATTTGGTTTGAGGGACAAGGAGACAAGGCTACGAAAGAGGTCCTTGTGAAGGAGCCCcggcctcagcagcagcaggctgtagTACAGAACGCAGCGCCGCGGCGGAGGTCTctgatgcaaaaaaataaggACAAAGAGAGGCCGACTACTTGTGAGGACTGTCAGAGGACCTTCAGGACCTACCACCAGTTAGTGCTCCACTCCAGGGTCCACAAGCGTGAGAGAGGTGGCGAAGAGAGTCCAACTTCCTCTGTCGAAGGGAAGTTGTCAACAGCAGGTTCGCTTGAGAATGCAGAGGAAGGCTGTGAGGAGGGATTGGAGGAGGCAGCACTGACAGAAAACCTGGGTCTAG GTGAAGATGGTTTGGATCGATCAAAAACCAGATCGAAAGCATGCACCTACTGTGGCAAATCATTCCGATCAAGCTATTACCTCACAGTTCATCTGAGGACTCACACAG gtgAAAAGCCGTTCaagtgtgtttactgcgactacGCTGCGGCCCAGAAGACTTCACTGAAGTATCACCTGGAACGGCGTCACAAGGACAAACCCTTCGTGGACATTCCCAGCAGACCCGTGCCTTTAGTGCCCTCTCCTAACGATGGAAAACTCGGAAATGACAATGAAACCCCTGCTCCGAACAGATCCAAAATCTGGGCTCCTGGAGCCAGATCGTGCACCAACGGAACACCAGAGGACAGATTTGACAGCAGAGCTAGTACCGGCAAACCACTCATCCAGATGAATGCTGAGTATGAGAAATTAATTGCTAGGTCCGCTTACTCCCCGACTGATGATGTGGTCGTAAAGTGCCCCGTACCTGTTAACCTGAAGATGGAAAGGGAGGAGATAAAAGACGAGAACTCCGAGGGCCCATTAAATCTGTCCTTAAAagtgtctctctccatctccgcCAGTGCAGAACCCAGAAACGCATTAATTTCAATCGCCTGTTCGTTTTGTGCATATAAAACCATGTACCCAGAGGTTCTGATAATGCACAAAAAGCTCACTCATAAAGACAAGTCGGACAGCACAAAAAAGAACGGATTCGGCAGTTTGAAAGAAAAACGTTTCACGGGTTGCCCCCCTGCGCTCGACGGGAAAGACGTCCCCCCGCTTCCTATGATTGACCGGCGCCACCCTCGTCGAACCAAGTCCCCACCCCCCCAACCTGCAAAATCACAAGAGAAGACCGCTATTAAACCACCTCCTGCTCCGAAGTGGTCTCCTATCTATGCACCCGTACACGATGCTGCCCAGGAGACCCAGCGCTACACACATAACCCTGACACACATCCCAGTCAGGAACCTTCCAGGTACACGGAGCTCATGAGGAGGAAACCCAACATGGGCAGCAAGTACGCCGTGGACCGCCCAGGCCCTCTGGACAGAGTGGGGATCGGCGAGAGGAGTTACCCAGCTAGAAGCGGTGTCATTTGGCACTCGGACGCCGCCAGGCTGTGCCTGTCCAGCCGATTCGGGAGCCTCCCCCAGATGGATTTTGGCGAACCTTCCAGCAAGAGATTAAAGTACACGTTTCCCACAGGCAGGGAGGCTGACGGCGGCGAGAAGTCTGGCTTTAGAGGACCAGCAGGGAATGTGTCCAACAGACTGCTCATCTCAGGGAGAAACGTGAAAGGCGCGTCACAAATGTCGGGTCAACCCGCAGTTTCTGAAGCCTTGGGTTCTTTGAAGGCTACGTCTACAGCTATGGGAGGAGGCTTGGACTCCGAGTGGAGCATGATGAACCTCCTGCGCTCATGCACACCCAGCGACCTGGCGTCTCTCTATCACAGCGCACCAGCCAACCCCAGTCATGGAGGACTAGCCAACCCGAGAGCAG GGGGCAGAACTGTGCTGTACCAACACTTGCCCACTCTGCCCAGCCTTCAGAGGAGAGACCTCTCAGGCCCTTTCCCTAATCAACGCTATGGGACCACTGACAAAAGTACCTAA